In a single window of the Leptospira sanjuanensis genome:
- a CDS encoding heparin lyase I family protein has product MQTLLLLGAYNQAQCSSAANATRTQAKRTFFTSFESVSDFSNFYIVPQNYHNSCSHDLSAEQVKTGAKSHKGWVYSSYAASSLLVNNNHRGYPTIQLHKTSGGSFVTPVLITMNVWLDMNLRTMQPENEWFSFATIADDSSDNWNSPILVNLNNEGFVHLMHVPWMGQKQTSYQTSSLSFPKSQWVELKVYLDFSNPEGNVKVWQNGTLVSEAKVYCRKNTIAQLHFGLYAPPSISSGTVYNDDLKIEEVDASP; this is encoded by the coding sequence ATGCAAACCTTGCTCCTACTCGGAGCCTATAACCAAGCGCAGTGTTCTTCCGCGGCCAATGCGACGAGAACGCAAGCAAAGAGAACATTCTTCACTTCCTTTGAATCCGTTTCCGATTTTTCAAACTTCTACATCGTTCCGCAGAACTATCACAATTCCTGTTCGCACGATCTTTCCGCCGAACAAGTTAAGACCGGAGCAAAGTCGCACAAGGGTTGGGTGTATTCTTCGTATGCAGCGAGTAGTCTTTTGGTGAATAACAATCACCGCGGTTATCCTACGATACAATTGCATAAGACGAGCGGCGGAAGTTTCGTGACTCCGGTTTTGATCACGATGAATGTTTGGCTGGATATGAATTTGAGGACGATGCAGCCGGAAAACGAGTGGTTCAGCTTTGCGACGATCGCGGATGATTCTTCCGATAATTGGAACAGCCCCATTCTTGTGAATTTAAACAACGAAGGGTTTGTTCATCTAATGCACGTTCCCTGGATGGGGCAGAAACAAACTTCGTATCAAACAAGTTCGTTATCGTTTCCGAAGTCGCAATGGGTGGAGCTGAAAGTCTATTTGGATTTTTCCAATCCAGAAGGGAACGTCAAAGTTTGGCAGAACGGAACCCTCGTTTCGGAAGCGAAAGTGTATTGCAGAAAAAACACGATCGCACAATTGCATTTCGGTTTATACGCGCCGCCCAGCATTTCGAGCGGAACGGTTTACAACGACGATCTGAAAATCGAAGAAGTGGACGCAAGTCCGTAA
- a CDS encoding hybrid sensor histidine kinase/response regulator gives MFPDDSFDVVEVLLVEDDEEDFILFKEYLGDIPYPKYKVTRFQDADAALASIRSNSDAYEIYVIDHFLGQKTGPELLKEIRSASGFAPAVLISGLPDSEIASLAEEAGFQGYLDKKTLSTFTLAKVFFALLQNRNEKTFKKENGVTDPLLLRMETIARFAGGIAHDFNNILNIIIANLDLLEMQCREQPNVLSRISSAQGAVMRGAEVNKKLLNFSRKQSLNPESVEPDRWIAEYLEKPVEPFPENVRVVFEPGGQGAKCKIDRSEFANCLMHLLQNAKEAVEESGGIVLIETDTVAVTSSKESKEFGLEIGNYFLLRIADNGRGVDANFADKIFEPFITTKPKGKSSGLGLSMVFGFVKRSGGKIAFESHPGFGFDFYAYFPLEERQPNAHFPGKVAFGEGAEIFYFTGEGETSKRTSYVFRTLGFQVRRFQELTSFQSELSKVKGKAVLFSECWGESFPQWKEICRNAEKSNSMLKTFFVSASVPENGAENSSQILWPISRKSLVNHFGRL, from the coding sequence TTGTTTCCTGACGATTCGTTCGATGTCGTCGAAGTGCTGTTAGTCGAAGACGACGAGGAAGATTTTATTCTTTTTAAGGAATATCTCGGCGATATTCCGTATCCAAAATACAAAGTGACTCGTTTTCAGGATGCGGATGCGGCTCTTGCGAGTATCCGATCAAATTCCGATGCTTACGAAATCTACGTGATCGATCATTTTTTAGGGCAGAAGACCGGTCCTGAATTATTAAAAGAAATCCGTTCTGCGTCCGGATTTGCACCCGCCGTTTTGATTTCCGGTTTGCCTGATTCGGAAATCGCATCGTTAGCGGAAGAAGCGGGATTTCAAGGATATTTGGATAAAAAGACTCTTTCGACGTTTACTCTCGCCAAAGTCTTTTTCGCGCTGTTGCAAAATAGAAACGAAAAAACATTCAAAAAAGAGAATGGAGTTACGGACCCGCTTCTCCTAAGAATGGAAACGATCGCCCGATTTGCGGGCGGGATCGCTCACGATTTTAATAATATTCTAAACATCATCATTGCGAATTTGGACCTTTTGGAAATGCAATGCAGGGAGCAGCCGAACGTTCTCAGTCGAATCAGTTCCGCGCAAGGAGCGGTGATGCGCGGCGCGGAAGTAAATAAGAAACTTCTAAACTTCTCCCGAAAACAATCCCTCAATCCCGAATCCGTAGAACCGGATCGATGGATCGCGGAATATTTGGAAAAACCCGTCGAACCGTTTCCGGAAAACGTTCGGGTGGTTTTCGAACCGGGAGGGCAAGGAGCCAAGTGCAAAATCGATCGAAGCGAATTTGCAAATTGTCTCATGCATTTGCTTCAAAACGCAAAGGAAGCCGTGGAAGAATCGGGAGGAATCGTTCTGATCGAAACGGATACGGTCGCCGTGACTTCTTCCAAGGAATCGAAGGAATTCGGTTTAGAAATCGGAAATTATTTTTTGCTCCGGATCGCGGATAACGGACGGGGAGTGGACGCGAACTTCGCGGATAAAATTTTCGAACCGTTTATCACTACGAAACCGAAAGGAAAAAGTTCCGGGCTCGGGCTTTCCATGGTCTTCGGATTTGTTAAACGAAGCGGCGGCAAAATCGCTTTCGAATCACATCCCGGTTTTGGTTTCGACTTTTACGCCTACTTTCCCTTGGAAGAACGGCAACCGAACGCGCATTTCCCGGGAAAAGTCGCCTTCGGCGAAGGAGCCGAAATCTTTTATTTTACGGGGGAGGGAGAAACGTCGAAGAGAACGTCTTATGTCTTTCGGACTTTAGGATTTCAGGTTCGTCGATTTCAAGAATTGACATCCTTTCAATCCGAACTTTCAAAAGTGAAAGGAAAGGCCGTTTTATTCTCGGAATGTTGGGGAGAATCCTTCCCGCAGTGGAAGGAAATTTGCAGAAATGCTGAGAAGTCGAATTCTATGTTGAAAACGTTTTTCGTTTCCGCATCCGTTCCGGAAAACGGAGCTGAAAATTCTTCTCAAATCCTTTGGCCGATTTCCCGAAAATCTCTTGTGAATCATTTCGGTCGATTGTAA
- a CDS encoding YceI family protein — protein MLIFWCGSAFAADKNSWIVKEANIRFLSEAPQETIQGTASKAEGTANLDTKKFWFRVNLNDLNVPNRLMNKHMHENYLETEKFPLATFQGNIVKWDKTSKTVIVDGEFSIHGISKKNVKVQGTFEEKEKELVVNANFDLLLTDFKIEIPKLVILKLNEKIRIETSVTWQTKE, from the coding sequence ATTCTAATTTTCTGGTGCGGGTCCGCCTTCGCGGCGGATAAGAATTCCTGGATCGTTAAAGAGGCGAACATTCGGTTCTTGAGCGAAGCTCCTCAGGAAACGATCCAAGGAACCGCTTCCAAAGCAGAAGGAACGGCCAATTTGGATACGAAGAAGTTCTGGTTCCGGGTGAATCTGAACGACTTAAACGTTCCCAATCGACTGATGAACAAACATATGCACGAGAATTATCTGGAAACGGAAAAGTTCCCGCTCGCTACGTTTCAAGGAAACATCGTCAAGTGGGACAAAACCTCCAAAACGGTGATCGTGGACGGAGAATTTTCGATCCACGGAATCTCCAAAAAGAACGTTAAAGTCCAGGGAACCTTCGAGGAAAAAGAAAAAGAACTTGTGGTCAACGCAAACTTTGATCTGCTCCTGACAGACTTTAAAATCGAAATTCCTAAATTAGTAATTTTGAAACTGAATGAAAAAATAAGAATCGAAACATCCGTAACATGGCAAACCAAAGAATAA
- a CDS encoding DUF1499 domain-containing protein: protein METALLILLCCTTLIGPRTGVYDKELNYCSPRPNCVSSQSSSYNFIHHIEPFRYREEKEEAFQKLKEKLEQADRVSVLEVDGYYIKTRFYTRVFHFPDTVEFLFDENDKVVQIRSESILGLFDFLANRRRMNNLREELGWE, encoded by the coding sequence ATGGAAACAGCGCTTTTGATTCTTCTTTGCTGCACGACCTTGATCGGACCCAGAACCGGAGTCTACGACAAGGAACTCAACTATTGTTCTCCGAGACCGAACTGCGTCTCCAGTCAAAGTTCTTCGTATAACTTCATCCATCACATAGAACCCTTCCGCTACAGAGAAGAAAAGGAAGAAGCCTTTCAAAAACTCAAAGAAAAACTCGAACAGGCCGACCGCGTCAGCGTTTTGGAAGTCGACGGTTATTATATCAAAACCCGCTTTTATACCAGGGTTTTTCATTTCCCGGACACGGTGGAATTCTTATTTGATGAGAATGACAAGGTCGTTCAGATCCGCTCGGAATCCATCCTAGGTTTGTTTGATTTTCTTGCGAACCGAAGAAGGATGAACAACCTCCGCGAAGAACTCGGCTGGGAATGA
- a CDS encoding EAL domain-containing response regulator — protein MNQPPPPNLLILDDEEEIAGILGDLAKQCGFEVTITHEAGVFFEKLGDHTQYIILDLMIPGVDGVDVLRMLSGKKLSVSVILISGADRRVLQSAESLAIQYGLKISGVLEKPIRIQEYQRVLTGLISDNKNDSVNSSAVGKRPAAEPASAITAEEIEQGIREDQFRLFYQPKINFKTGTVSGFESLVRWSHPVRGLVFPDSFIPTLESYPSLMDAMTEKLILQALGQCSIWNKQFPGIAVAVNVSPVSMNKLILPETISKMIEGFGLKNNQLIVEVTETQLLENITSTLDILTRIRIRGIGLSVDDFGIGYSSLKQIHRYPFTELKIDRSFVSVAPYDKEALFICQAAIDLGHKLGMTVVAEGIETAEVGELMKKEGCDKGQGYFYSKPMPAEAALQFLANFKV, from the coding sequence ATGAATCAGCCCCCTCCACCCAATTTACTGATTCTAGACGACGAGGAAGAGATCGCCGGCATCCTCGGAGATCTAGCCAAACAATGCGGCTTTGAAGTTACGATTACGCACGAAGCCGGGGTATTCTTTGAAAAGCTGGGCGATCATACGCAATATATTATTTTAGATCTGATGATCCCAGGCGTGGACGGGGTGGACGTTTTACGGATGTTATCCGGAAAAAAATTATCCGTTTCGGTGATTCTCATCAGCGGCGCGGATCGACGCGTGTTACAAAGTGCGGAATCTCTCGCGATTCAATACGGATTGAAAATTTCCGGCGTTTTGGAAAAACCCATTCGAATTCAAGAATATCAAAGAGTTCTAACGGGATTGATTTCCGATAACAAGAACGATTCTGTCAATTCTTCCGCAGTCGGCAAACGACCCGCGGCGGAACCGGCTTCGGCGATCACAGCAGAAGAGATCGAACAAGGAATTCGAGAAGATCAGTTTCGTCTTTTTTATCAGCCTAAGATTAATTTTAAAACGGGAACCGTTTCCGGTTTCGAATCCTTGGTGCGTTGGTCTCATCCGGTGCGAGGGCTTGTTTTTCCCGATTCATTCATTCCCACTTTGGAATCGTATCCGAGTTTGATGGATGCAATGACGGAGAAGTTGATCTTACAAGCGCTCGGTCAGTGTTCGATTTGGAACAAACAATTCCCCGGTATCGCGGTTGCGGTTAACGTTTCTCCGGTAAGCATGAACAAACTCATTCTTCCCGAAACGATTTCCAAGATGATCGAGGGGTTCGGCTTAAAAAACAATCAGCTCATCGTGGAAGTGACGGAAACGCAGTTATTGGAAAACATCACGTCGACTCTCGATATTCTTACTCGGATTCGGATCCGCGGGATCGGCCTTTCCGTCGACGACTTCGGAATCGGTTATTCTTCCTTGAAACAGATCCATCGTTATCCGTTTACGGAACTCAAGATCGATCGATCCTTCGTGAGCGTGGCTCCGTATGATAAGGAAGCGCTCTTTATCTGTCAGGCTGCGATCGATCTCGGTCACAAACTCGGAATGACTGTCGTTGCCGAAGGAATCGAAACCGCGGAAGTCGGCGAGTTGATGAAGAAGGAAGGCTGCGATAAAGGACAAGGTTATTTTTATAGCAAGCCGATGCCCGCCGAGGCGGCTCTGCAATTCTTAGCGAACTTCAAAGTCTAA
- a CDS encoding LIC11213 family lipoprotein: protein MKEKHNRRTLGILILTLGIASILPACQNEKSSDKEDSLKNLAFLMGSAAPLKELSNSDCTDPAPAFSTLNAAGTSTCSTCHNSSNANAGFDITSYSAVRNRVIVNDPRNSLLFQKINTGTMRIYNNDSINKAVFCWILKGANP, encoded by the coding sequence ATGAAAGAAAAACACAATCGACGAACGCTCGGAATTTTAATTCTTACGCTCGGAATTGCTTCGATTCTACCCGCCTGCCAAAACGAAAAAAGTTCGGATAAGGAGGATTCTCTTAAGAATCTGGCCTTTCTCATGGGATCTGCGGCTCCACTTAAAGAACTGAGCAATTCCGATTGCACCGATCCAGCTCCCGCATTCTCCACGTTAAACGCTGCGGGAACGTCGACTTGTTCCACTTGCCATAATTCGAGCAACGCGAACGCCGGTTTTGATATCACTTCGTACAGCGCGGTTCGAAATCGAGTGATCGTAAACGATCCTAGAAACAGCCTTCTGTTTCAAAAAATCAACACGGGCACGATGAGAATCTACAATAACGATTCGATCAACAAAGCCGTCTTCTGCTGGATTCTCAAAGGAGCCAATCCGTGA
- a CDS encoding DUF5777 family beta-barrel protein — MANQRIKLFLLPFLFLISFGLSAQDQRKSAFLGSSLIHMPSTEDVGKNGLDFRFNHRFGNAKSTSYDFIGLDNGANTQLSLDYGVTDRITIGMARTSFQKTYEARGKVRLLTQDSSFPVTVSFFGVFGQETEEQERFYGPYLKVSTGLTTFDSEANKKLNTYELTYTDRQSTLASFLISKRFGDVFSLQLSPMFVHRNFVKDHISNDRTGLDVSFRIHLFKRLDFTFGTILTPKRDYIGDSYVTEDRKTKIGGVEYSASEINDLIARGRTIDAVINNILLSKPVEYMSVPLSFGVDFETGGHVFQLFVTNSRSIAHTQLLRGADYDYNKKEWTVGFNIHRYFSLESSKED, encoded by the coding sequence ATGGCAAACCAAAGAATAAAACTTTTTCTTCTTCCTTTTCTGTTTTTAATCTCCTTCGGCCTTTCCGCGCAGGACCAAAGAAAGTCCGCCTTCCTCGGAAGCAGTTTGATTCACATGCCCAGCACCGAGGACGTGGGTAAAAACGGATTGGACTTCCGGTTCAATCACCGTTTCGGAAATGCGAAGTCCACTTCGTACGACTTTATCGGCTTGGACAACGGAGCCAATACGCAGCTTTCTCTCGACTACGGAGTGACCGACCGGATCACGATCGGAATGGCGAGGACTTCGTTTCAAAAAACGTACGAAGCGAGAGGGAAGGTTCGCCTTTTAACGCAAGACTCGAGCTTTCCGGTAACGGTCAGTTTTTTCGGAGTGTTCGGCCAGGAAACGGAGGAGCAGGAACGATTCTACGGTCCGTATCTCAAGGTTTCGACGGGGCTTACCACATTCGATTCCGAAGCGAATAAAAAGCTGAATACGTACGAACTGACGTATACGGATCGCCAAAGCACATTGGCTTCGTTTTTGATTTCGAAACGATTCGGAGACGTCTTCTCTCTTCAACTTTCTCCGATGTTTGTTCATAGAAACTTCGTAAAAGACCATATCTCGAACGATCGAACCGGCTTGGACGTTTCGTTTCGGATTCATCTCTTCAAACGTTTGGATTTTACGTTCGGAACGATTCTCACTCCGAAGCGGGATTATATCGGAGACTCGTATGTTACCGAAGACCGCAAAACGAAAATCGGAGGGGTGGAATATTCCGCTTCGGAGATCAACGATCTTATCGCGAGAGGTAGAACGATCGACGCGGTCATCAACAACATTCTTCTTTCCAAACCGGTGGAATACATGTCGGTTCCTTTGAGTTTCGGCGTGGACTTTGAAACGGGAGGCCACGTGTTTCAATTGTTCGTTACGAACAGCCGATCCATCGCTCATACGCAATTGCTCCGCGGCGCGGATTACGATTACAACAAGAAAGAATGGACCGTGGGTTTTAACATCCATCGGTATTTTTCCTTGGAGAGTTCAAAAGAAGATTAA
- a CDS encoding DoxX-like family protein has protein sequence MKKILDWTTRIIAIAILTPAFYFKLSGAERSIATFTALDAEPFGRYVVGFFELGVVLLLLIPQTSWLGAMIATVIMIGAIGSHISILGFQGEAGVSFILAFAVLSCCILQLIASKDRNPVFSRILTNKSY, from the coding sequence ATGAAAAAAATATTAGATTGGACGACAAGGATCATTGCGATTGCGATTTTGACTCCGGCATTTTACTTTAAACTTTCCGGAGCGGAACGTTCCATCGCTACGTTTACCGCATTGGACGCCGAACCTTTTGGGCGTTATGTGGTCGGATTTTTCGAGCTTGGTGTCGTTTTGTTATTATTGATTCCTCAGACGAGCTGGCTCGGTGCGATGATCGCGACGGTAATCATGATCGGCGCCATCGGTTCCCATATTTCCATACTCGGTTTTCAGGGAGAAGCGGGAGTTTCGTTTATTCTCGCCTTTGCGGTTTTGAGCTGTTGTATTCTACAGCTTATCGCGAGTAAGGATCGAAATCCCGTCTTTTCCAGAATTCTTACGAACAAAAGCTACTAA
- a CDS encoding methyl-accepting chemotaxis protein, whose amino-acid sequence MKKIYIFIQRLGIRKKLMLLFGSVLIPIALLVSLALTNTKDRIEDIETIYEDRVIPLKQLKKISDLYAIFIVDCVHKVRSGVFTPEEGVANLDKATSGIQKEWSAYSATHLVKEEEVIIKELTPLFDASNAAVAEARELMTTRNLEELGVFAEKRLYPRIDPVTEKIEELIQVQLRITDAIYIKAEKEFAFSWFVFILLSGITLTYILLVAVIYSIQLVKGLNTVSGAIINADFSHPVEVDEDKKKKDELYLLLMAFRLFQIKVKEMLDTILNFSESIVAASEQLSQSADHLSSNAQSESASVEEISASVEEISSGMEYVTRNAESQYALISSFNGEMRELEGMISKVGDAVKNSLDKISEMYLKTDSGKKTMGDLSESMEKIENSSVEMQSITAIIKEISEKVNLLALNAAIEAARAGEHGRGFAVVASEITRLAEQTDSSAMTIEELIKTSNAEIETGRRIVENSVTVYAQLLSGLEHLKESSNQIVATMELQQEKKEKIRSGVDQVDAKSEEIRNSVKEQKVAIAETANAVSNISITVQNSAANSEEIAGSAVSLLQIAKNLQETMSFLKG is encoded by the coding sequence ATGAAAAAGATATATATATTCATCCAAAGGTTAGGAATTCGAAAAAAGCTTATGCTTCTATTCGGATCGGTTTTGATACCGATCGCTTTGTTGGTGAGCTTAGCGCTTACGAATACGAAGGATAGAATCGAAGACATAGAAACGATCTACGAAGATCGCGTAATTCCTCTCAAACAATTAAAGAAAATCTCCGATCTCTACGCGATTTTTATCGTGGATTGCGTTCACAAAGTGAGAAGCGGAGTGTTTACTCCCGAAGAAGGCGTTGCCAATTTGGATAAAGCGACTTCCGGAATTCAAAAAGAATGGTCTGCTTACAGCGCCACGCATCTCGTAAAGGAAGAGGAAGTGATCATCAAGGAATTAACTCCTTTGTTTGACGCATCAAACGCCGCGGTTGCCGAAGCGAGAGAGCTGATGACCACAAGAAACTTGGAAGAACTCGGAGTTTTTGCGGAAAAGCGTCTCTATCCGAGAATCGATCCGGTAACCGAGAAAATCGAAGAGTTGATCCAGGTTCAGTTGAGAATTACGGACGCGATTTATATCAAAGCGGAGAAGGAATTCGCTTTCAGTTGGTTCGTGTTCATTCTTCTTTCGGGAATAACTCTGACGTACATCCTTTTGGTCGCGGTGATCTATTCGATCCAATTGGTCAAAGGATTGAACACTGTCAGCGGCGCGATCATAAACGCGGATTTTTCGCATCCGGTCGAGGTGGACGAAGACAAAAAGAAAAAGGACGAACTCTATCTTCTTCTCATGGCCTTCCGTCTCTTTCAGATCAAGGTGAAGGAGATGCTGGATACGATCCTGAACTTTTCGGAAAGCATCGTGGCTGCTTCCGAACAGCTTTCCCAATCGGCCGATCATCTTTCCTCCAATGCGCAATCCGAGTCCGCTTCCGTGGAAGAGATTTCCGCATCCGTGGAGGAAATCTCTTCCGGGATGGAATATGTAACGAGGAACGCGGAATCCCAGTATGCTTTGATTTCTTCGTTTAACGGCGAAATGCGCGAACTGGAAGGAATGATCTCGAAGGTGGGGGATGCGGTTAAGAATTCTCTGGATAAGATTTCCGAAATGTATCTTAAAACCGATTCCGGTAAGAAGACGATGGGCGATCTCTCCGAAAGTATGGAAAAGATCGAGAACAGCTCCGTGGAAATGCAGTCCATCACCGCGATCATTAAGGAGATTTCCGAAAAGGTCAACTTACTCGCGTTAAACGCCGCGATCGAAGCGGCCAGAGCCGGGGAACACGGAAGAGGTTTTGCGGTGGTTGCGAGCGAGATTACGAGACTCGCGGAACAAACCGATTCCAGTGCGATGACGATCGAAGAACTCATCAAAACGAGCAACGCCGAGATTGAAACCGGAAGAAGAATCGTGGAAAATTCCGTGACCGTTTACGCTCAGCTCTTGAGCGGTCTTGAACATTTGAAGGAATCTTCCAATCAGATCGTGGCGACGATGGAACTTCAACAAGAGAAGAAGGAGAAGATCCGTTCGGGAGTCGATCAGGTCGACGCGAAATCCGAAGAAATCCGCAATTCCGTGAAAGAACAAAAGGTGGCGATCGCGGAAACCGCAAACGCGGTTTCGAATATTTCCATTACGGTTCAAAACAGCGCGGCGAATTCGGAAGAGATTGCGGGAAGCGCGGTGAGTTTGTTGCAGATCGCGAAAAATCTGCAGGAAACGATGAGCTTTCTCAAGGGATAG
- a CDS encoding PaaI family thioesterase, which translates to MKASVRANLSFGSSPDNPDGLQLKITFDEDTQSAYGDFTCPEKFQGQPDVIHPGIISTILDEIMVKINEAMNFKTTTGELTIRFLQPAFVNQPLHLRGWFVKKNKKVIENRAEIENEIGKIVARGKGKYIEVDD; encoded by the coding sequence ATGAAAGCTTCGGTTCGGGCAAACTTAAGTTTTGGATCCAGTCCAGACAATCCGGACGGACTTCAATTGAAAATCACCTTTGACGAAGATACTCAATCCGCATACGGTGACTTCACTTGTCCGGAAAAGTTTCAAGGTCAACCAGACGTAATTCATCCAGGAATTATATCTACGATCTTAGACGAAATCATGGTCAAAATCAACGAAGCCATGAATTTCAAAACAACCACGGGTGAACTGACGATTCGTTTTCTTCAGCCTGCCTTCGTCAACCAACCGCTCCATTTGCGCGGATGGTTTGTGAAGAAGAACAAGAAAGTGATCGAAAACAGAGCCGAGATCGAAAACGAGATCGGAAAAATCGTAGCTCGTGGAAAAGGCAAGTACATCGAAGTAGACGACTGA
- a CDS encoding response regulator, with translation MRPEIKNQNSIHILVAEDDPDDRLLMRDGFRENNLINPLHFVKDGEELFEFLQNKGEYSDIVKYPRPGIILLDLNMPKMDGREVLKTIKTIPEFKKIPVIVLTTSREEEDMLQTYDLGANSFIRKPVEFGAFMETIRTLGQYWLEIVELPVVS, from the coding sequence ATGAGGCCTGAAATCAAAAATCAAAATTCCATTCATATACTCGTCGCGGAGGACGATCCGGACGATCGTCTTTTGATGCGCGACGGATTTCGGGAGAATAACCTAATCAATCCGCTTCATTTCGTAAAGGACGGCGAGGAACTGTTCGAATTTCTTCAAAACAAAGGAGAATATTCGGATATTGTAAAATACCCTCGTCCCGGAATCATTCTTCTGGATCTGAATATGCCCAAGATGGACGGAAGAGAGGTTCTGAAAACGATCAAGACCATTCCCGAATTCAAAAAGATACCGGTTATCGTTTTGACGACTTCCCGGGAAGAAGAAGATATGCTGCAGACTTACGATCTCGGAGCGAATTCCTTTATCCGTAAACCGGTCGAGTTCGGAGCCTTTATGGAAACGATCCGGACTCTCGGACAATATTGGCTCGAAATCGTGGAGCTTCCCGTTGTTTCCTGA
- a CDS encoding transglutaminase-like domain-containing protein, with the protein MQSLESTLKSTYYLDHDSESVRKFLERVTSSGNSPLEKLAEFYLGVRDQIRYNPYQVNDRKESYKSSTIADSKQNYCIPKSILFASGARALGFPSRIGFSDVVNHLASERLIRHLGTTTFAFHGYAEILIDGVWVKATPVFDKELCIRFGVAPLDFDGKNDTIFHSFDGEGKKFMEYVNHRGVFEDFPFEFVIQGLKDFYPNVMGKTFRGDLRNEKPLV; encoded by the coding sequence ATGCAATCCCTGGAATCGACTTTAAAATCCACATACTATCTCGATCACGATTCCGAATCGGTGCGGAAGTTTTTAGAGCGCGTCACTTCCTCCGGAAATTCTCCCTTGGAAAAACTTGCAGAATTTTATTTAGGGGTTCGGGATCAGATTCGATACAATCCGTATCAAGTGAACGATCGGAAAGAATCCTATAAGTCGAGTACGATCGCCGACAGTAAGCAGAACTATTGTATTCCGAAGTCGATTCTTTTTGCGTCCGGTGCAAGGGCTCTCGGTTTCCCTTCGAGGATCGGATTTTCGGATGTGGTCAATCATCTTGCGAGCGAACGTTTGATCCGTCATCTTGGAACGACAACTTTCGCTTTTCACGGATATGCAGAAATTCTAATAGACGGAGTTTGGGTCAAAGCCACCCCCGTTTTCGACAAGGAACTCTGCATACGATTCGGAGTCGCTCCTCTCGACTTCGACGGAAAAAACGATACGATCTTTCATTCGTTCGACGGAGAAGGGAAGAAGTTTATGGAATACGTAAATCATAGGGGAGTCTTCGAAGACTTTCCGTTCGAATTCGTAATCCAAGGCCTGAAGGACTTTTATCCGAACGTGATGGGTAAGACGTTTCGAGGCGATTTGAGAAACGAAAAGCCTTTGGTTTGA